The following are encoded together in the Candidatus Effluviviaceae Genus I sp. genome:
- a CDS encoding cation transporter, with translation MKPDRHTHSCLSTPRGVTWLSVVVNLALSAAKVAAGILCNSQTIIADGVHSLSDLVTDAAVLAGLRVSGKPADADHHYGHMRFTTLVSMFVGAALVATAAWIAVKGILTLREADRAVSATAPFWIAVASIAVKEGMYRQTARVGRRAGDVSVVANAWHHRSDAWTSVAAAAGLAAVAVGGPGWAFIDHVTAVVLASFLGVIGAKILYESGGELVDRAPDARTQAAIEAVIATTDGVRGYHTVRARRIGGKVVVDIHIHVSPDLTVREGHDVASLVTRRLLECEHGIVEVVVHVEPEDDVHEGILA, from the coding sequence GTGAAGCCGGACCGCCACACGCACTCCTGCCTGTCGACGCCCCGCGGCGTCACCTGGCTCTCCGTGGTCGTGAACCTCGCGCTCTCGGCGGCGAAGGTCGCCGCCGGCATCCTGTGCAACAGCCAGACCATCATCGCCGACGGCGTGCACAGCCTCTCGGACCTCGTCACGGACGCCGCCGTGCTCGCGGGACTCCGCGTTTCCGGCAAGCCCGCGGATGCCGACCATCACTACGGCCACATGCGCTTCACGACGCTCGTGAGCATGTTCGTCGGCGCGGCGCTCGTCGCCACCGCCGCGTGGATCGCCGTGAAGGGCATTCTCACGCTCCGCGAGGCGGACCGGGCGGTCAGCGCGACGGCGCCGTTCTGGATCGCCGTCGCCTCGATCGCCGTGAAGGAGGGCATGTACCGCCAGACCGCCCGCGTGGGCAGGCGCGCGGGGGACGTCTCGGTCGTCGCGAACGCCTGGCACCACAGGAGCGACGCATGGACCTCGGTGGCCGCCGCCGCGGGCCTTGCGGCCGTCGCCGTCGGCGGCCCCGGCTGGGCGTTCATCGACCACGTCACCGCGGTGGTCCTCGCCAGCTTCCTGGGCGTCATCGGCGCGAAGATCCTGTACGAGAGCGGGGGAGAGCTCGTGGACCGCGCGCCCGACGCGCGGACGCAGGCTGCCATCGAAGCGGTAATCGCCACGACCGACGGCGTCCGGGGTTACCACACCGTGCGGGCCCGCCGCATCGGGGGCAAGGTCGTCGTGGACATTCACATCCACGTGAGCCCGGACCTCACGGTCCGTGAGGGGCACGACGTGGCCTCGCTCGTCACACGGCGCCTCCTCGAGTGCGAGCACGGCATCGTCGAGGTCGTCGTGCACGTCGAGCCCGAGGACGACGTCCACGAGGGGATCCTGGCGTGA
- a CDS encoding DUF4340 domain-containing protein, with the protein MKRRKVIVLALALAAAAYLLVRGPLGRGPGAGSGGAPLLPALAPAEVHRVTVVAPGGRVALARRGDDWLIEGLRAGHADTTLVRRALWSAARLSRADVASVVAGKHFLFGVTDSLGTRVSLAGPAGTVEFVFGRPGPRDMGTCVRVPGDDRVYLAPGALASVYPVEAAAWRDRRPLRFDVQATRRLTIGGGAPPVSLSVRDDGRWHIEGPGGGPADVKAVERALLSLAALRAVAFADDRTPAECGLDPEGERRPALVDIGLADGRTLRILFGKLEGEARPAMTPDRETIYVVPNSALDRILAGPDAFAAPGR; encoded by the coding sequence GTGAAGCGCCGGAAGGTCATCGTGCTCGCGCTCGCGCTCGCCGCGGCGGCGTACCTCCTCGTCAGGGGGCCGCTCGGCCGCGGCCCGGGCGCCGGGAGCGGCGGAGCGCCGCTCCTGCCGGCGCTCGCGCCGGCGGAGGTCCACCGCGTGACCGTGGTCGCGCCCGGCGGCCGCGTCGCGCTCGCCCGGCGCGGCGACGACTGGCTCATCGAGGGGCTCCGAGCGGGGCACGCCGACACCACGCTCGTGCGCAGGGCGCTTTGGTCCGCGGCCCGGCTCTCGCGCGCCGACGTCGCGTCGGTCGTCGCCGGGAAGCACTTCCTCTTCGGCGTGACCGACTCACTCGGAACGCGGGTCTCGCTGGCCGGCCCAGCGGGGACGGTCGAGTTCGTCTTCGGAAGGCCCGGCCCACGCGACATGGGGACGTGCGTGCGGGTGCCGGGAGACGACCGCGTCTACCTCGCGCCGGGCGCGCTCGCGTCGGTGTATCCCGTCGAGGCGGCGGCCTGGCGCGACCGGAGGCCGCTCAGGTTCGATGTCCAGGCGACTCGAAGACTCACCATCGGGGGCGGCGCGCCCCCGGTCTCGCTCTCCGTGCGCGACGACGGCCGCTGGCACATCGAAGGCCCCGGTGGCGGGCCGGCCGACGTGAAGGCGGTCGAGCGCGCGCTTCTCTCCCTCGCCGCGCTCAGGGCCGTTGCGTTCGCCGACGATCGGACGCCCGCGGAGTGCGGGCTCGATCCCGAAGGCGAGAGGCGGCCCGCGCTCGTCGACATCGGGCTCGCGGACGGGCGGACGCTCCGCATCCTGTTCGGGAAGCTCGAGGGCGAGGCCCGGCCGGCGATGACGCCGGACCGGGAGACGATCTACGTCGTGCCGAACTCCGCGCTCGACCGCATCCTGGCCGGGCCCGACGCTTTCGCGGCCCCGGGGCGGTGA